A DNA window from Bacillus sp. BGMRC 2118 contains the following coding sequences:
- a CDS encoding amino acid ABC transporter ATP-binding protein, whose protein sequence is MENVIEISHLSKSFGSHEVLKDIDFTVTKGEVVCIIGSSGSGKSTLLRCINLLEKPSGGQIIYKGENILDGKHDINMYRQKLGMVFQSFNLFNNHDVLGNCTVGQVKVLKRSKEEAEKMALKYLKVVGMDQYIHAKPRQLSGGQKQRVAIARALSMEPDVLLFDEPTSALDPEMVGEVLKVMKELAHTGLTMLIVTHEMEFAKEVSDRVVFMDKGVIAEEGSPEQIFNHPTVERTREFLKRTLSQ, encoded by the coding sequence ATGGAAAATGTCATCGAAATTAGTCATTTAAGCAAATCATTTGGATCGCATGAAGTACTTAAGGATATTGATTTCACTGTAACAAAGGGAGAAGTAGTTTGTATTATTGGTTCTTCAGGTTCAGGAAAATCAACACTTCTGCGTTGCATTAACTTACTAGAAAAGCCAAGTGGCGGTCAGATTATCTATAAAGGTGAAAACATATTAGACGGAAAGCATGATATTAATATGTACCGTCAGAAATTAGGTATGGTATTCCAATCCTTTAATCTATTTAACAATCATGATGTATTAGGAAACTGTACGGTTGGGCAAGTGAAGGTACTGAAACGTTCAAAAGAAGAAGCAGAAAAAATGGCACTGAAGTATTTAAAGGTTGTGGGTATGGACCAGTATATTCATGCAAAGCCTAGACAACTATCCGGTGGGCAAAAGCAGCGTGTAGCGATAGCAAGAGCACTCTCAATGGAACCAGATGTCCTACTTTTTGATGAACCCACTTCTGCATTAGACCCAGAGATGGTCGGTGAAGTATTAAAGGTTATGAAGGAGCTTGCTCATACTGGTTTAACGATGCTGATCGTGACACATGAGATGGAATTCGCAAAGGAAGTCTCTGATCGTGTTGTATTTATGGATAAAGGTGTCATCGCTGAAGAGGGAAGCCCAGAACAAATCTTTAATCATCCGACGGTAGAGAGAACAAGAGAATTTCTTAAACGGACTCTAAGTCAGTAA
- a CDS encoding diguanylate cyclase, translating to MSYYLGVLPEMNSLYLQFFIVILILGLLTNFLRFKFSLPVHRLILLVSSLLMIVIDGFIFQFLHSEWLILVLIGIAAIALHPYLILPIVIIAWWLVDGGNLYFLVGYVLFAMSIYFIKTYLANEKKEKEIWLSKALTNSKQLNVFKEVSFSMQQTFHFEKLLQTILTAVTAGHGLGFNRAMILLKDEDGRRLRGIMGTGPMSAEEGYAIWEDITKNRYKLSELIERKEVEETADIELNEIVKNLEIKLDEPSFLTKTLESGNPLHISNEDSGDKMLQTFRELFNMKELVVFPLINQMEKVGLLIIDNPVNNRPITAIDIESVIPVANQAAIAIQHSLLYTKVQDMALKDGLTDLYNQRAFQTLLDQVYPKEKDGKELSLILLDIDFFKHFNDTNGHLLGNEILIEMATVIKKSIRKSDMAFRFGGEEFVVLLPDTVKVEAVEIAERIRKNVEDTKFPSEEHQPGGRLTVSVGVASSAGNTGKLPYDLFDIADKALYEAKDKGKNRVVS from the coding sequence ATGTCTTATTATTTAGGAGTACTACCTGAAATGAATAGTTTATATTTACAGTTTTTTATCGTTATTCTGATTCTCGGATTATTGACTAATTTCCTTCGTTTTAAATTTAGTCTACCTGTACATAGATTAATTCTGCTAGTTTCGAGTCTGTTAATGATTGTCATAGATGGGTTTATATTTCAATTTTTACATTCGGAGTGGTTAATTTTAGTATTAATTGGAATAGCTGCAATAGCCCTTCATCCTTACCTCATTCTTCCAATAGTTATTATTGCGTGGTGGTTGGTAGATGGGGGGAATCTATATTTCTTAGTTGGATACGTCTTGTTCGCAATGAGTATTTATTTTATCAAAACGTATCTTGCTAATGAAAAAAAAGAGAAAGAAATTTGGTTATCTAAAGCCCTTACAAATTCAAAACAACTGAATGTCTTTAAGGAAGTTAGTTTTTCTATGCAACAAACCTTTCATTTTGAAAAGCTATTGCAAACGATTTTGACTGCCGTTACTGCTGGTCATGGTTTAGGTTTTAATCGTGCCATGATTTTATTGAAAGATGAGGACGGAAGAAGACTTAGGGGAATTATGGGGACTGGACCGATGAGTGCAGAAGAGGGCTATGCAATTTGGGAGGATATTACAAAAAACCGCTATAAACTTAGTGAGTTAATTGAAAGAAAAGAAGTAGAAGAAACAGCTGATATCGAATTAAATGAAATTGTGAAGAATTTAGAAATTAAATTGGATGAGCCAAGCTTTTTAACAAAGACACTTGAAAGTGGGAATCCACTGCATATCTCAAATGAAGATAGTGGTGACAAAATGCTCCAGACATTTAGAGAACTCTTTAATATGAAGGAATTGGTGGTTTTTCCGCTAATTAATCAGATGGAAAAGGTAGGGTTGTTAATCATAGATAACCCGGTAAATAATAGGCCTATTACTGCCATTGATATCGAGAGTGTAATTCCTGTTGCTAACCAAGCAGCTATAGCCATCCAACATTCACTTTTATACACCAAGGTTCAAGATATGGCACTAAAGGATGGATTAACCGATTTATATAATCAACGTGCCTTTCAGACTTTATTAGATCAGGTGTATCCGAAAGAAAAGGATGGGAAGGAGCTATCTTTAATTCTATTAGATATAGACTTTTTTAAACATTTTAACGATACAAACGGTCATTTATTAGGTAACGAAATACTTATTGAAATGGCTACAGTCATCAAAAAGTCAATTCGAAAGAGTGATATGGCTTTTAGATTCGGTGGAGAAGAGTTTGTTGTACTTCTTCCTGATACGGTGAAGGTGGAAGCAGTTGAAATTGCCGAGCGGATAAGAAAAAATGTAGAAGATACAAAATTTCCTTCTGAAGAGCATCAACCAGGTGGTCGTCTGACGGTTAGTGTAGGTGTTGCCTCATCTGCTGGAAATACTGGTAAACTGCCGTATGATTTATTTGATATAGCAGATAAAGCTCTCTACGAAGCAAAAGATAAAGGAAAAAATAGAGTGGTCTCATAG
- a CDS encoding sigma-70 family RNA polymerase sigma factor — MNESKLVRKAVKGNKEAFQQLVVLHSDRLYRTAFLYVGNREDALDVVQETTYKAYITIQRLRNEEYFLTWITKILIHCSYDVLRRRKKEVMTVDIELSTDKETKSEEHIDLIQALSELKEEYRSSLILFYYQDLPIVEIAKMLGVPDNTVKTYLHRGKKQLKQKLGGRKYYEGEIVS; from the coding sequence ATGAATGAATCTAAGTTAGTACGAAAAGCTGTTAAAGGGAACAAAGAGGCTTTTCAACAGTTAGTCGTTCTACATAGTGACCGATTATATCGAACAGCTTTTTTATATGTTGGAAATCGAGAAGATGCTCTGGATGTTGTACAAGAGACAACTTACAAAGCTTATATTACAATCCAAAGATTACGAAATGAAGAGTATTTTCTAACATGGATAACCAAAATCCTGATTCATTGTTCTTATGATGTTTTACGGAGGAGAAAGAAAGAAGTAATGACTGTAGATATAGAACTTTCAACTGACAAAGAGACAAAGTCAGAAGAGCACATAGATTTAATACAAGCACTGAGTGAGCTAAAGGAGGAGTACCGGTCGTCTCTCATTTTATTTTACTATCAGGACCTACCTATTGTAGAAATTGCTAAGATGCTAGGCGTCCCAGACAATACAGTCAAAACCTATCTTCATAGAGGAAAAAAACAACTAAAACAAAAGTTAGGAGGTAGAAAATATTATGAAGGAGAAATTGTTTCATGA
- a CDS encoding DUF4179 domain-containing protein, protein MKEKLFHEEANKIHVPKEDVLAAISVGIEKGEREKKTKPLKRKSFILTAAASVLIGSSLVVPSISHVLAEAPIVGGFYEKFNDVVGRNLESQQLITELDEKATSRGIDVAITSSYFDGAVVGVTFDVKGKIRKDRDGNVIGLYEIFNGDSRISETKELVYLQETKDGWTGQIQISYPYSDLSEDTTLPLTFMSFGNKEGTWKFDVPIKQLPYEEVDLDKVSESSTEGLNVKFNTLIKGNASAAIDYSFSFPREKANVSLEIYDDKQDPIHQTTNQRMDKQKGRVTILKNIQEVSDYIEVYPKISFQEDDRFLTLDQSSPIEIKSNRHGHSFKIEEMKVTGDQFIIDFQVNNGERKGREFMLFHSFARTDVTLVKESRKEIYEEPLEHTIEVLDKKALRFRSKFDLENISDFKKNDYVVRVRLNSLISNIPLELEPIKIDLK, encoded by the coding sequence ATGAAGGAGAAATTGTTTCATGAAGAAGCGAATAAAATACATGTACCAAAAGAAGATGTATTAGCAGCCATTAGCGTTGGAATTGAAAAAGGGGAAAGAGAAAAAAAGACGAAACCTTTAAAAAGAAAATCCTTCATCCTAACGGCCGCAGCAAGTGTATTAATTGGTTCAAGTTTAGTAGTTCCCTCAATCTCTCATGTGTTAGCAGAAGCACCTATTGTGGGAGGATTCTATGAAAAGTTTAATGATGTAGTAGGTAGAAATCTAGAATCACAACAGTTAATTACTGAATTAGATGAAAAAGCAACAAGTCGGGGAATTGATGTCGCGATTACTAGTTCTTACTTCGATGGTGCAGTAGTTGGTGTGACATTTGATGTAAAAGGAAAGATTAGAAAAGATAGAGATGGAAATGTAATTGGACTTTATGAAATTTTTAATGGGGATAGCCGGATATCAGAGACAAAAGAGTTAGTATACCTGCAAGAAACGAAGGATGGTTGGACTGGTCAAATCCAAATAAGCTATCCATATTCGGATCTGTCAGAAGATACAACGCTGCCACTTACTTTTATGAGCTTTGGTAACAAGGAAGGTACGTGGAAGTTTGATGTTCCAATTAAGCAATTGCCGTATGAAGAGGTGGATTTAGATAAAGTTAGTGAAAGTTCAACTGAAGGTTTGAACGTGAAATTTAATACACTGATAAAAGGAAATGCATCAGCTGCTATAGATTATTCCTTTTCGTTCCCAAGAGAAAAGGCGAATGTTTCCCTTGAGATCTATGATGATAAACAAGATCCAATTCATCAGACAACAAATCAGAGGATGGATAAACAAAAGGGAAGAGTGACAATTCTAAAGAATATACAAGAGGTGTCAGATTATATTGAAGTATATCCCAAAATAAGTTTTCAAGAAGATGATCGATTTCTTACATTAGACCAATCATCTCCTATTGAGATTAAATCAAATAGGCATGGCCATTCATTTAAGATAGAGGAAATGAAGGTGACAGGGGATCAATTTATCATAGATTTCCAAGTGAACAACGGTGAGAGAAAAGGGAGAGAGTTTATGTTGTTTCATAGTTTTGCGCGAACCGATGTAACGCTTGTTAAGGAAAGTAGAAAAGAAATATATGAAGAACCACTTGAACATACTATAGAAGTTCTCGATAAAAAGGCACTTCGTTTTAGAAGTAAATTTGATCTAGAAAATATAAGTGATTTTAAAAAGAATGATTATGTTGTACGTGTCAGATTGAATTCGCTCATTTCAAACATCCCTCTCGAATTAGAGCCAATTAAAATAGACTTAAAATAA
- a CDS encoding amino acid ABC transporter permease, translated as MSVEWIVTIFSENWPMFLRGAGMTLLISLIGTVIGAIIGLFIGIIRTIPMPEKGMKRAVLKVVNAIHSIYIEFFRGTPMIVQAMVIFYGSALAFGIDMDRILAAVFIVSINTGAYMAEIVRGGIVSIEKGQFEAARALGMNHFQTMTNVVLPQVVRNILPATGNQFVINIKDTSVLSVISVTELFFQTKSIAGNNYRYFESFFIACFIYLVMTITVTRILAYIEKRLDGPDNYMLNTVQVQGKTLEK; from the coding sequence ATGAGTGTTGAATGGATTGTGACGATATTCTCAGAGAATTGGCCAATGTTCCTTCGTGGAGCAGGGATGACACTGCTCATTTCGCTTATTGGTACTGTGATTGGTGCAATCATTGGTTTATTTATTGGTATTATTCGTACGATACCAATGCCTGAAAAGGGTATGAAGAGGGCAGTTCTTAAAGTAGTAAATGCTATTCATTCTATTTATATTGAATTCTTCCGTGGAACACCGATGATTGTTCAGGCAATGGTCATTTTTTATGGATCTGCTTTAGCCTTTGGTATTGATATGGACCGTATATTAGCTGCTGTCTTTATCGTTTCCATTAATACAGGAGCTTATATGGCTGAGATTGTACGTGGAGGAATTGTATCCATTGAAAAGGGACAATTTGAAGCAGCGCGTGCGCTAGGTATGAATCATTTTCAAACTATGACAAATGTTGTTCTTCCACAAGTGGTTCGCAATATATTGCCGGCGACAGGAAATCAGTTTGTGATTAATATTAAGGATACATCTGTGTTAAGTGTAATCTCGGTTACTGAGTTGTTTTTCCAAACAAAGTCAATAGCAGGGAATAACTACCGATACTTTGAATCATTTTTCATTGCATGCTTTATTTATTTAGTCATGACAATTACGGTTACAAGAATTCTAGCCTATATTGAGAAAAGGTTAGACGGACCTGATAACTACATGTTAAATACAGTTCAAGTACAAGGAAAGACACTTGAAAAGTAA
- a CDS encoding GGDEF domain-containing protein gives MIWARVFNFVLFIASVLVVFAGSNHILIDNRTYLISLFIYLAFSTLYFQLRVIGKSGNMTYDYAISYSLSIVLFAGPIGLLLFETLYRFIIYFQRKITNTADPDEFYDTFYNIGAFVLSNSIGFYLFQLLLPYVEGIPFGFWILMLLLVRLVAFISDTCFLTVMRILGEVNTIKETISFYRSRSILDLGKTALTNGLLLIMLLDGNWETVISLFILNYIVSRSFVFKSQSIQDKLERDKFEQMAYTDFLTGVSNRALMDKRIEELNETDECIGIIVADIDKFKSINDTYNHAIGDQVIQHFASTLKHCLQEEDYLFRSGGEEFTIFLRYRNFEQCEAVVEGIIGRLASSYVKAEYKGENVEIHYTSSFGLYFFKVNEAVTLEKGYIYADQLLLQSKELGRNRLSSENGLFAITA, from the coding sequence ATGATATGGGCCAGAGTATTTAATTTCGTTTTATTTATCGCTTCTGTACTAGTTGTCTTTGCTGGTTCAAATCATATATTAATCGATAATCGAACCTACCTTATTTCTCTATTCATATACTTAGCTTTTTCAACTCTTTATTTCCAATTAAGGGTCATTGGTAAGAGTGGAAATATGACGTATGATTATGCCATCAGCTATAGTTTATCCATTGTTTTATTTGCAGGCCCAATTGGATTATTACTATTTGAGACATTATATCGTTTTATTATCTATTTCCAACGGAAAATCACCAATACAGCAGATCCAGATGAATTCTATGATACTTTCTATAACATCGGAGCATTTGTACTTAGTAATTCGATAGGATTCTATTTATTTCAATTACTATTGCCTTATGTAGAAGGTATTCCTTTTGGGTTCTGGATATTAATGTTGCTACTCGTCCGTTTGGTTGCATTCATTTCTGACACATGCTTCTTAACCGTAATGAGAATTCTCGGTGAGGTTAATACAATAAAAGAAACGATTAGCTTTTATAGAAGTCGTAGTATTCTAGATTTAGGTAAGACAGCTTTAACGAATGGTTTACTTCTTATTATGCTTCTAGATGGAAATTGGGAGACAGTTATTAGCTTATTCATATTAAATTACATTGTAAGCCGTTCATTTGTATTCAAATCTCAAAGCATACAAGATAAGTTAGAGAGAGATAAATTTGAACAGATGGCTTATACAGACTTCTTAACCGGTGTTTCTAACCGGGCACTTATGGATAAAAGAATTGAAGAATTAAACGAGACAGACGAATGTATCGGCATTATTGTAGCTGATATAGATAAATTCAAGTCTATAAATGACACATATAATCACGCAATTGGCGATCAGGTCATTCAACACTTTGCAAGCACGTTAAAACATTGCCTTCAAGAAGAAGATTACTTATTTAGGAGTGGTGGTGAAGAATTCACCATTTTCCTTAGATACCGAAACTTTGAACAATGTGAAGCAGTGGTTGAAGGCATAATTGGCCGTCTCGCTTCTAGCTATGTAAAGGCAGAATATAAAGGAGAGAATGTCGAAATCCATTACACTTCCTCTTTTGGTCTTTATTTCTTCAAGGTAAATGAAGCTGTTACATTAGAAAAAGGGTATATTTACGCCGACCAGCTTCTTTTACAATCTAAAGAACTCGGGCGAAATCGGTTATCTTCTGAAAATGGACTATTTGCAATAACAGCATAA
- the pepT gene encoding peptidase T, whose amino-acid sequence MREELIQRLTTYVKIDTQSDDLSTTCPSTPGQLLLARQLVQELKEIGLEEVTLDDNGYVMATLPSNSNKDVPTIGFLAHLDTATDFTGKNVKPQLIKEYNGEDIVLNEQSGVILSPAKFPNLLNYKGHTLMTTDGSTLLGADNKAGIAEIMTAMNYLVQHPEIKHGKIRVAFTPDEEIGRGPHKFDVEAFGAVLAYTMDGGPLGELQYENFNAAGAKVICKGSNVHPGTAKGKLVNAAKIAMEFHQMLPEEEVPELTEGYEGFYHLSSIHGDVEETKLSYIIRDFDQEQFSSRKAYMERIASQLREKYGPDSISLLIKDQYYNMKNKIEPVKQVVDIAFKAMKNIGIEPVVEPIRGGTDGAQLSYMGLPTPNIFTGGENYHGRFEYISVDNMEKATNVMIEIIKLYETK is encoded by the coding sequence ATGAGAGAAGAATTAATCCAGCGATTAACTACATATGTGAAAATTGACACACAGTCAGATGACCTGAGTACAACTTGTCCTTCAACACCAGGACAGCTTTTATTAGCACGCCAATTAGTTCAAGAATTAAAAGAAATAGGCTTAGAAGAAGTTACGTTAGATGATAATGGTTACGTGATGGCGACCCTTCCTTCTAACAGTAATAAAGATGTTCCAACTATAGGATTCCTCGCTCATCTTGATACAGCAACGGACTTCACAGGTAAAAATGTTAAACCACAACTAATAAAAGAGTATAACGGAGAAGATATCGTTTTGAATGAACAATCAGGTGTCATTCTATCACCTGCTAAATTTCCAAACTTACTGAACTATAAGGGACATACGTTAATGACAACAGATGGTTCCACGTTGTTAGGAGCTGACAACAAGGCTGGAATAGCAGAAATTATGACGGCTATGAATTATCTTGTGCAACACCCTGAAATCAAACATGGAAAAATACGTGTTGCCTTTACCCCTGATGAGGAGATTGGAAGAGGTCCACATAAATTTGATGTTGAAGCATTTGGTGCTGTTTTAGCTTATACAATGGATGGAGGACCACTCGGAGAGCTACAATATGAAAACTTTAATGCAGCAGGCGCAAAGGTCATTTGTAAGGGCAGCAATGTTCACCCAGGTACAGCTAAGGGAAAATTGGTGAATGCGGCGAAAATTGCAATGGAGTTTCATCAAATGTTGCCTGAGGAGGAAGTCCCTGAACTTACAGAGGGATATGAAGGGTTCTATCATTTAAGCTCCATACATGGTGATGTAGAAGAGACAAAGCTATCATACATTATACGTGACTTTGATCAGGAGCAATTCTCCTCAAGAAAAGCTTATATGGAAAGGATCGCTAGTCAGTTACGAGAGAAGTATGGTCCAGACAGTATCTCCCTACTAATAAAGGATCAATATTATAATATGAAGAATAAAATAGAACCTGTTAAACAAGTCGTAGATATAGCCTTCAAAGCAATGAAAAATATTGGAATTGAACCAGTCGTTGAACCCATCCGTGGTGGGACAGATGGAGCCCAGCTCTCTTACATGGGATTACCGACACCCAATATTTTTACTGGTGGAGAAAATTATCACGGAAGATTTGAATATATCTCAGTAGATAATATGGAAAAGGCAACGAATGTAATGATTGAGATCATAAAATTATACGAAACAAAATAA
- a CDS encoding GHKL domain-containing protein, which translates to MVKNKRLLLILSISIMLILSFTVLNMFMSYQNIKESAQHSIANNSLEAAKSIAKSMDVEAYKDFLQHPVKDERYWEIRSYLNDAREKIGALYVYTLKVDNPKVSYGMIIGMPREDDIYPLGDPCTVPEEQVELAYQGETYYTDIIDDPTYGRYLSVGAPIHDETGEIIGYIGIDLSTEMIDQISSKVLKNNISTLVFSGLFVIILLLSFILIIIWYKKEYKREVVDTVDTFHEQFQSLMSSVQSLRHDQINHIQVIHGLLKIGNYEKLTEYVSDLVKDAQAIQGMKVDVANPALSILFQTKKLVAQNENIHMTISIIQENYQSIKMTDLIKILSNLIDNAIEATLELPYTERAVEVSSTKEGEYFMFEVKNTGPVIKDSTKLFKSGFSTKEAEGGKVRGQGLFIVKETVSKYNGEIQVESEAKQTKISVRIPVHSKR; encoded by the coding sequence ATGGTTAAAAATAAAAGGTTACTTCTTATACTTTCCATATCGATCATGTTAATTCTTTCTTTTACTGTTTTAAATATGTTTATGTCCTATCAAAATATAAAAGAGTCTGCTCAACATTCAATTGCTAATAATAGTCTAGAAGCTGCAAAATCCATTGCGAAATCAATGGATGTAGAAGCCTATAAAGACTTCCTGCAACATCCTGTAAAAGATGAGCGGTATTGGGAGATTAGAAGCTATTTAAATGATGCCAGAGAAAAAATAGGCGCTTTATATGTATATACGTTAAAAGTGGATAACCCTAAAGTTTCATATGGGATGATTATAGGAATGCCAAGAGAAGATGATATCTATCCATTAGGAGATCCATGTACCGTACCTGAGGAACAGGTAGAATTAGCCTATCAGGGCGAGACCTATTATACGGATATCATTGATGATCCTACGTATGGCAGATACCTTTCTGTAGGGGCTCCGATTCATGATGAGACAGGTGAAATTATTGGATATATCGGGATTGATTTAAGTACGGAAATGATTGACCAAATTAGTAGCAAGGTCTTAAAAAATAATATCTCAACACTTGTATTTAGTGGCCTATTTGTCATCATTCTTTTACTATCATTTATCTTAATTATAATTTGGTACAAAAAAGAATATAAGAGAGAAGTAGTCGATACCGTGGATACGTTCCATGAACAATTTCAATCGTTAATGAGTTCGGTTCAGTCATTGCGTCATGATCAGATCAATCATATTCAAGTGATTCATGGTCTATTGAAAATAGGGAATTATGAAAAATTAACTGAGTATGTCTCAGACTTAGTTAAAGATGCACAGGCTATTCAAGGAATGAAAGTAGACGTGGCTAACCCTGCGCTTTCTATATTGTTTCAAACAAAGAAGCTTGTAGCACAAAATGAAAATATCCATATGACTATATCTATTATTCAGGAGAACTATCAATCCATTAAGATGACTGATTTAATTAAGATACTATCTAACTTAATTGATAATGCGATTGAGGCAACCTTAGAATTACCTTACACCGAACGAGCAGTAGAAGTTTCTTCAACAAAAGAAGGGGAATACTTCATGTTCGAAGTGAAAAATACAGGACCGGTCATTAAAGACTCGACCAAGCTGTTTAAAAGTGGTTTTTCCACCAAGGAAGCAGAAGGTGGAAAGGTAAGAGGTCAAGGGTTATTTATTGTGAAAGAGACAGTATCTAAATACAACGGAGAAATACAGGTAGAGTCAGAAGCAAAACAGACAAAGATTTCAGTAAGAATACCAGTACATTCAAAAAGATAG
- a CDS encoding TCR/Tet family MFS transporter, translating to MKSSKALPLLFTVMFLVMVGFGIIIPVMPFYAETMGATPTQLGLLMAVYSLMQFLFAPMWGKISDQIGRKPVIMIGIFGLSLSFFLMAFSTELWMLFVARIIGGFLSSANMPTVMAYVADVTSEEDRGKGMGIIGASVGLGFIFGPAIGGIFSNESLNLPFYLAGASSLLTFLLVTVLLKESLTPEQRGIQNRERLSLFKALKQPVSILFILQLFVSFSLSGLEATFAYYAYEKAQLGSRELGYIFMIMGFAGALVQGGLVGKLTKKFGEGMVIQIGTLISMLGFALILFIDSFATAAIFLTIFGVGNGIIRPSVSSLLTKTSKAGHGSITGVLSSFDSLGRILGPPIGGLLFSLSIGLPYISGIIFSIIAFSLYRVYSSKRVKALQP from the coding sequence TTGAAATCTTCTAAGGCATTGCCTCTTCTATTTACTGTTATGTTTCTTGTTATGGTTGGCTTTGGAATTATTATTCCAGTTATGCCTTTTTATGCTGAAACCATGGGAGCTACTCCTACACAACTTGGATTACTAATGGCTGTCTACTCTCTTATGCAATTTCTTTTTGCTCCAATGTGGGGTAAAATCTCTGACCAAATTGGCCGTAAGCCTGTTATCATGATTGGAATCTTCGGACTTTCTCTCTCCTTTTTCTTAATGGCTTTCTCTACAGAGCTCTGGATGCTGTTCGTAGCTCGTATTATCGGAGGATTTTTATCGTCTGCCAACATGCCGACTGTCATGGCCTATGTTGCAGATGTAACGAGTGAAGAGGATCGCGGTAAGGGAATGGGAATTATCGGTGCATCTGTTGGACTCGGATTTATTTTCGGTCCAGCTATTGGAGGAATTTTCTCAAATGAAAGCTTAAATTTACCTTTTTATCTAGCTGGTGCTTCTTCATTGCTTACATTTTTACTCGTGACAGTATTGTTAAAAGAATCATTGACTCCAGAACAAAGAGGGATCCAAAACAGGGAACGACTATCTCTGTTTAAGGCTTTAAAACAACCTGTTTCTATTTTATTTATCCTGCAATTGTTCGTTTCCTTCTCACTATCTGGATTAGAAGCAACTTTTGCTTATTATGCATATGAAAAAGCACAATTAGGATCAAGAGAACTTGGATATATCTTTATGATTATGGGGTTTGCAGGTGCACTTGTACAAGGTGGACTTGTTGGTAAATTAACAAAGAAATTTGGAGAAGGCATGGTTATCCAGATCGGAACTCTTATTTCTATGCTAGGGTTTGCCTTAATCTTATTCATTGATAGCTTTGCCACAGCAGCCATCTTTTTAACGATATTTGGTGTTGGGAATGGTATTATCCGTCCTAGTGTTTCTTCTTTACTAACCAAAACATCAAAAGCTGGTCACGGTAGTATAACAGGTGTCCTTTCATCATTTGATTCCTTAGGACGAATTTTAGGACCACCAATAGGAGGTTTGTTGTTCTCCCTATCCATTGGGTTACCTTACATATCCGGCATTATTTTTTCAATCATAGCTTTTTCTCTATACCGAGTCTATTCATCAAAAAGAGTGAAAGCTTTACAGCCTTAA
- a CDS encoding response regulator transcription factor produces MNVNYSVLVVDDDKEIRDAIEIYLKNEGIKVIKAKDGIEAIELLHEHEIHLILLDVMMPRLDGIATTFRIRESKNIPIIILSAKSEDTDKILGLQVGADDYITKPFNPMELLARVKSQLRRYVSLGTYEAKEKVIDLNGLTLDQAAKEVKVHGEIVKLTPIEYKIVELLMLHAGRVFSIDDIYERVWKEQSYNAENTVAVHIRKIREKIEIDPKNPRYLKVVWGIGYKMEK; encoded by the coding sequence ATGAATGTAAATTATTCCGTTTTAGTAGTGGATGATGATAAAGAAATAAGAGATGCAATCGAAATCTATTTAAAAAATGAAGGAATCAAAGTGATTAAAGCAAAAGATGGCATAGAAGCGATTGAGCTATTACACGAACATGAAATCCACCTTATATTATTAGATGTGATGATGCCACGGTTAGACGGAATTGCGACAACGTTTCGTATCCGTGAAAGTAAAAACATCCCTATTATTATTTTGAGTGCCAAAAGTGAGGATACGGACAAAATACTTGGCCTTCAGGTGGGAGCAGATGATTACATCACAAAGCCTTTCAACCCAATGGAGTTACTAGCACGAGTTAAATCTCAGCTAAGGCGGTATGTCTCACTAGGTACATATGAAGCAAAAGAGAAGGTAATAGATTTGAATGGGCTGACACTAGACCAGGCCGCAAAGGAAGTGAAGGTTCACGGTGAGATTGTAAAGCTGACTCCAATTGAGTACAAAATCGTAGAGTTACTTATGCTTCACGCCGGGAGAGTTTTTTCAATTGATGATATTTATGAACGGGTATGGAAAGAACAAAGCTACAATGCTGAAAACACAGTAGCAGTTCATATTCGGAAAATACGTGAAAAAATAGAAATTGACCCGAAAAATCCGAGATATTTAAAGGTGGTATGGGGAATTGGATACAAAATGGAAAAGTAG